One Pseudopipra pipra isolate bDixPip1 chromosome 30, bDixPip1.hap1, whole genome shotgun sequence genomic region harbors:
- the DIP2B gene encoding disco-interacting protein 2 homolog B isoform X2 encodes MAEPAAPAAVSSLPREVREQLAELELELSEGDITQKGYEKKRAKLLAPYVPQSQGVDPASQKESRSAQMPPPSAAPASSSSSSSSSSKFHRARSGGARDERYRSDIHTEAVQAALAKHKEQKMALPMPTKRRSTFVQSPADACTPPDTSSASEDEGSLRRQAALSAALHQSLQNAESWINRSVQGSSTSSSASSTLSHGEGKGTSGSLADVFANTRIENFSVPPDVTATTSTPSARPAAIDLPPSGIVKGMHKGSNRSSLMDTADGVPVSSRVSTKIQQLLNTLKRPKRPPLKEFFVDDFEEIVEVPQPDPNQPKPEGRQMTPVKGEPLGVVCNWPPALEAALQRWGTTQAKCPCLTALDVTGKPVYTLTYGKLWSRSLKLAYTLLNKLGTKNEPVLKPGDRVALVYPNNDPVMFMVAFYGCLLAEVIPVPIEDAGGQQIGFLLGSCGIALALTTEVCLKGLPKTQNGEIVQFKGWPRLKWVVTDSKYLSKSPKDWQPNISAAGTEPAYIEYKTSKEGSVMGVTVSRVAMLAHCQALSQACNYSEGETIVNVLDFKKDAGLWHGILTNVMNKLHTISVPYSVMKTCPLSWVQRVHAHKAKVALVKCRDLHWAMMAHRDQRDVSLSSLRMLIVTDGANPWSVSSCDAFLSLFQSHGLKPEAICPCATSPEAMTIAIRRPGVPGAPLPGRAILSMNGLSFGVIRVNTEDKNSALTVQDVGHVMPGGMMCIVKPDGPPQLCKTDEIGEICVSSRAGGMMYYGLAGVTKNTFEVIPVNSSGSPVGEVPFVRSGLLGFVGPGSLVFVVGKMDGLLMVSGRRHNADDIVATGLAVESIKTVYRGRIAVFSVSVFYDERIVVVAEQRPDASEEDSFQWMSRVLQAIDSIHQVGVYCLALVPANTLPKTPLGGIHISQTKQHFLEGSLHPCNILMCPHTCVTNLPKPRQKQPGVGPASVMVGNLVAGKRIAQASGRDLGQLEDNDLVKKHQFLTEVLQWRAQATPDHPLFLLLNAKGTTVCTATCLQLHKKAERIASVLCDKGHLNAGDNVVLLYPPGIELITAFYGCLYAGCVPVTVRPPHAQSLTATLPTVRMIVEVSKAACILTTQTLMRLLKSREAAGAVDVKTWPTIIDTDDLPRKRLAQIYKPPTPEMLAYLDFSVSTTGMLTGVKMSHAAVSGLCRAIKLQCELYSSRQIAICLDPYCGLGFVLWCLCSVYSGHQSILIPPMELESNLFLWLSTVSQYKIRDTFCSYSVMELCTKGLGNQVEMLKARGINLSCVRTCVVVAEERPRVALTQSFSKLFKDIGLSSRAVSTTFGSRVNVAICLQGTSGPDPTTVYVDLKSLRHDRVRLVERGAPQSLLLSESGKILPGVKVVIVNPETKGPLGDSHLGEIWVNSPHTASGYYTIYDNETLQADHFNTRLSFGDAAQTLWARTGYLGFVRRTELTAASGERHDALYVVGALDETLELRGLRYHPIDIETSVSRTHRSIAECAVFTWTNLLVVVVELCGCEQEALDLVPLVTNVVLEEHYLIVGVVVVVDPGVIPINSRGEKQRMHLRDSFLADQLDPIYVAYNM; translated from the exons GGGACATCACACAGAAGGGGTatgagaagaagagagcaaAGCTGCTGGCTCCATATGTCCCCCAAAGCCAAG ggGTTGATCCAGCGTCACAGAAGGAATCCAGATCAGCTCAGATGCCCCCTCCATCcgcagctccagcctcctcctcctcctcctcctcctcctcctccaaattCCACCGCGCTCGCTCCGGGGGAGCCCGAGATGAACGGTACCGCTCCG ATATCCACACGGAAGCGGTGCAGGCGGCGCTGGCCAAGCACAAGGAGCAGAAGATGGCCCTGCCCATGCCCACCAAGCGACGCTCCACGTTTGTCCAGTCCCCAGCAGATGCCTGCACTCCCCCAG ACACGTCTTCCGCCTCCGAGGACGAGGGCTCGCTCAGGCGCCAGGCCGCTCTCTCTGCTGCATTGCACCAGAGCTTACAGAATGCTGAGTCTTGGATCAACCGATCTGTTCAGGGGTCATCCACATCCTCATCAGCATCCTCTACGCTTTCCCATGGAGAAGGCAAAGGGACCAGTGGGTCACTAGCTGATGTATTTGCCAATACTCGAATAG AGAATTTCTCAGTCCCCCCAGATGTCACAGCAACTACCTCCACCCCCTCGGCCCGGCCGGCGGCGATCGACCTCCCTCCCTCTGGAATTGTCAAGGGGATGCACAAGGGATCCAACCGCTCCAGCCTCATGGACACTGCTGATG gtgtccctgtgagcagcagagTCTCCACCAAAATTCAGCAGCTGCTCAACACCTTGAAAAGGCCCAAAAGACCACCCCTGAAAGAATTCTTCGTGGATGATTTTGAAGAAATCGTGGAAG TCCCCCAGCCCGACCCCAACCAGCCCAAGCCCGAGGGCAGGCAGATGACCCCGGTGAAGGGGGAGCCCCTGGGAGTGGTTTGTAACtggcctcctgccctggaagcagctctgcagcgttgGGGGACCACCCAGGCCAAGTGTCCCTGTCTGACAGCCCTGGATGTGACAGGAAAACCCGTTTACACCCTCACATATG GCAAACTGTGGAGCAGAAGTCTCAAGCTGGCCTACACCCTGCTCAACAAACTGGGGACCAAAAACGAGCCTGTGTTAAAACCTGGAGACAGG GTGGCCCTTGTCTACCCCAACAACGACCCCGTGATGTTCATGGTGGCATTTTATGGCTGTCTGCTGGCAGAAGTGATCCCAGTGCCTATAGAG GATGCTGGTGGGCAGCAGATTGGCTTCCTGCTGGGGAGCTGTGGCATTGCCCTGGCCCTCACCACTGAAGTGTGTCTGAAAGGGCTCCCAAAAACCCAGAACGGAGAAATCGTGCAGTTCAAAG GTTGGCCCAGACTCAAATGGGTTGTGACAGATTCAAAATATCTCTCCAAATCTCCCAAGGACTGGCAGCCCAACATCTCAGCAGCAGGAACTGAGCCAGCATATATTGAG tACAAGACCAGCAAGGAGGGCAGTGTCATGGGGGTCACGGTGTCCCGGGTGGCCATGCTGGCCCACTGCCAAGCCTTGTCTCAGGCCTGCAACTACTCTGAAG GTGAGACGATAGTGAATGTGCTGGACTTCAAGAAGGATGCAGGGCTGTGGCACGGGATCCTCACG aATGTAATGAACAAGCTGCACACCATCAGCGTGCCCTATTCTGTGATGAAAACCTGCCCTCTCTCCTGGGTGCAGAGGGTCCACGCCCACAAAG CAAAAGTGGCTTTGGTGAAGTGTCGAGACTTGCACTGGGCCATGATGGCCCACAGAGACCAAAGAGATGTCAGTCTGAGCTCCCTGAGGATGCTGATCGTCACTGATGGTGCAAATCCCT GGTCTGTCTCCTCCTGTGATGCCTTCCTGAGCTTGTTCCAGAGCCATGGGCTCAAACCAGAGGCCATttgtccctgtgccacctcccCCGAGGCGATGACCATCGCGATCCGGAG GCCTGGAGTCCCTGGGGCCCCTTTGCCAGGCAGAGCCATCCTGTCCATGAACGGGCTGAGCTTCGGGGTGATTCGGGTCAACACTGAAGATAAAAACTCTGCTCTCACCGTGCAGGACGTTGGCCACGTGATGCCAGGAG GCATGATGTGCATTGTGAAACCCGATGGGCCACCCCAGCTCTGCAAAACAGACGAGATTGGTGAGATCTGTGTGAGCtccagagcaggagggatgATGTACTATGGGCTGGCAGGGGTGACAAAGAACACTTTCGAG GTGATCCCTGTGAACTCCTCAGGCTCTCCAGTGGGGGAAGTGCCCTTCGTCCGCTCCGGCTTGCTGGGATTTGTCGGCCCC ggcagcctgGTGTTCGTGGTGGGGAAGATGGACGGGCTGCTGATGGTGAGCGGGCGGAGGCACAACGCCGACGACATCGTGGCCACCGGCCTGGCCGTGGAGTCCATCAAGACAGTTTACAGGGGAAG GATCGCCGTGTTCTCCGTGTCCGTGTTCTACGACGAGAGGATCGTGGTGGTGGCGGAGCAGAGGCCGGATGCCTCCGAGGAGGACAGCTTCCAGTGGATGAGTCGGGTGCTGCAG gccaTTGACAGCATTCACCAAGTGGGGGTGTACTGCCTTGCTCTCGTGCCAGCCAACACATTGCCAAAAACTCCGCTGGGAGGGATCCACATCTCACAAACCAAACAGCACTTTCTGGAGGGCTCTCTGCACCCCTGCAACATCCTCATGTGCCCACACACCTGTGTGACAAACTTGCCAAAGCCCAGGCAGAAACAGCCAG GCGTGGGCCCTGCCTCTGTGATGGTGGGGAACCTGGTTGCTGGGAAGCGAATCGCTCAGGCCTCGGGGAGAGACCTGGGCCAGCTGGAAGACAACGATTTAGTTAAAAAG CACCAGTTCCTGACAGAGGTGTTGCAGTGGAGAGCTCAAGCCACTCCTGACCACCCGCTCTTCCTTTTACTGAACGCCAAG GGAACCACTGTGTGCACGGCCACCTGCCTTCAGCTGCACAAGAAGGCCGAGAGGATCGCGTCAGTGCTCTGTGACAAAGGACATCTCAATGCAGGAGACAATGTGGTGCTTCTTTATCCTCCTG GCATTGAGCTCATCACAGCCTTCTATGGCTGCCTGTACGCCGGCTGTGTGCCCGTCACCGTGCGCCCGCCCCACGCCCAGAGCCTCACCGCGACCCTGCCCACCGTCAGGATGATCGTGGAG GTCAGCAAAGCCGCCTGTATCCTCACTACCCAGACCCTGATGAGGCTGCTCAAGTCCAgggaggcagctggagctgtggatGTGAAAACCTGGCCAACCATCATCGACACAG ATGACTTGCCCAGGAAGAGACTGGCCCAGATCTATAAGCCACCCACGCCTGAAATGTTGGCATATCTAGATTTTAGTGTCTCCACAACGGGCATGCTCACAGGAGTAAAG ATGTCCCATGCTGCTGTCAgtggcctgtgcagggccatcAAGCTGCAGTGTGAGCTCTACTCCTCCCGGCAGATTGCCATCTGCCTCGACCCCTACTGCGGGCTGGGATTCGTGCTCTGGTGCCTTTGCAG CGTGTATTCTGGACACCAGTCAATTTTAATTCCTCCTATGGAGCTGGAATCCAACCTTTTTCTCTGGTTATCTACTGTCAGCCAGTATAAAATAAGGGACACTTTCTGTTCCTATTCAGTCATGGAACTGTGCACAAAGGGACTTGGAAACCAAGTTGAAATGTTAAAG GCCCGGGGCATCAACCTGTCGTGCGTGAGGACGTGCGTGGTGGTGGCGGAGGAGCGGCCCCGGGTGGCCCTCACCCAGTCCTTCTCCAAGCTCTTCAAGGACATCGGCCTCTCGTCCCGCGCCGTCAGCACCACCTTCGGCTCCCGGGTCAACGTGGCCATCTGCTTACAG GGAACGTCCGGGCCCGATCCCACCACGGTGTACGTGGACCTGAAGTCCTTGAGGCATGACAG agTCCGTCTGGTGGAACGAGGAGCTCCACAGAGCCTGTTGCTTTCCGAGTCTGGGAAG ATTCTGCCTGGAGTCAAAGTGGTCATTGTCAACCCGGAGACAAAAGGGCCTCTGGGAGATTCCCACCTTGGGGAG ATCTGGGTGAACAGCCCCCACACAGCCAGCGGTTACTACACCATCTACGACAACGAGACCCTCCAGGCCGACCACTTCAACACCCGCCTGAGCTTCGGGGACGCGGCGCAGACGCTCTGGGCCCGCACCGGTTACCTGGGCTTCGTGCGGCGCACCGAGCTCACGGCGGCCAGCGGAG agCGCCACGACGCCCTGTACGTGGTGGGAGCCCTGGATGAGACTCTGGAGCTGCGGGGGCTGCGCTACCACCCCATCGACATCGAGACCTCGGTGTCCCGGACCCACAGGAGCATTGCTGAATG TGCCGTGTTCACCTGGACCAacctgctggtggtggtggtggagctGTGTGGCTGCGAGCAGGAGGCTCTGGATTTAGTCCCTCTGGTGACCAACGTGGTCCTGGAAGAGCATTACCTGATCGTGGgcgtggtggtggtggtggatcCCGGGGTCATCCCCATCAATTCCCGAGGCGAGAAGCAGCGGATGCACCTCCGGGACAGTTTCCTGGCAGATCAGCTGGACCCCATCTACGTGGCCTACAACATGTga
- the DIP2B gene encoding disco-interacting protein 2 homolog B isoform X1: MAEPAAPAAVSSLPREVREQLAELELELSEGDITQKGYEKKRAKLLAPYVPQSQGVDPASQKESRSAQMPPPSAAPASSSSSSSSSSKFHRARSGGARDERYRSDIHTEAVQAALAKHKEQKMALPMPTKRRSTFVQSPADACTPPDTSSASEDEGSLRRQAALSAALHQSLQNAESWINRSVQGSSTSSSASSTLSHGEGKGTSGSLADVFANTRIENFSVPPDVTATTSTPSARPAAIDLPPSGIVKGMHKGSNRSSLMDTADGVPVSSRVSTKIQQLLNTLKRPKRPPLKEFFVDDFEEIVEVPQPDPNQPKPEGRQMTPVKGEPLGVVCNWPPALEAALQRWGTTQAKCPCLTALDVTGKPVYTLTYGKLWSRSLKLAYTLLNKLGTKNEPVLKPGDRVALVYPNNDPVMFMVAFYGCLLAEVIPVPIEVPLTRKDAGGQQIGFLLGSCGIALALTTEVCLKGLPKTQNGEIVQFKGWPRLKWVVTDSKYLSKSPKDWQPNISAAGTEPAYIEYKTSKEGSVMGVTVSRVAMLAHCQALSQACNYSEGETIVNVLDFKKDAGLWHGILTNVMNKLHTISVPYSVMKTCPLSWVQRVHAHKAKVALVKCRDLHWAMMAHRDQRDVSLSSLRMLIVTDGANPWSVSSCDAFLSLFQSHGLKPEAICPCATSPEAMTIAIRRPGVPGAPLPGRAILSMNGLSFGVIRVNTEDKNSALTVQDVGHVMPGGMMCIVKPDGPPQLCKTDEIGEICVSSRAGGMMYYGLAGVTKNTFEVIPVNSSGSPVGEVPFVRSGLLGFVGPGSLVFVVGKMDGLLMVSGRRHNADDIVATGLAVESIKTVYRGRIAVFSVSVFYDERIVVVAEQRPDASEEDSFQWMSRVLQAIDSIHQVGVYCLALVPANTLPKTPLGGIHISQTKQHFLEGSLHPCNILMCPHTCVTNLPKPRQKQPGVGPASVMVGNLVAGKRIAQASGRDLGQLEDNDLVKKHQFLTEVLQWRAQATPDHPLFLLLNAKGTTVCTATCLQLHKKAERIASVLCDKGHLNAGDNVVLLYPPGIELITAFYGCLYAGCVPVTVRPPHAQSLTATLPTVRMIVEVSKAACILTTQTLMRLLKSREAAGAVDVKTWPTIIDTDDLPRKRLAQIYKPPTPEMLAYLDFSVSTTGMLTGVKMSHAAVSGLCRAIKLQCELYSSRQIAICLDPYCGLGFVLWCLCSVYSGHQSILIPPMELESNLFLWLSTVSQYKIRDTFCSYSVMELCTKGLGNQVEMLKARGINLSCVRTCVVVAEERPRVALTQSFSKLFKDIGLSSRAVSTTFGSRVNVAICLQGTSGPDPTTVYVDLKSLRHDRVRLVERGAPQSLLLSESGKILPGVKVVIVNPETKGPLGDSHLGEIWVNSPHTASGYYTIYDNETLQADHFNTRLSFGDAAQTLWARTGYLGFVRRTELTAASGERHDALYVVGALDETLELRGLRYHPIDIETSVSRTHRSIAECAVFTWTNLLVVVVELCGCEQEALDLVPLVTNVVLEEHYLIVGVVVVVDPGVIPINSRGEKQRMHLRDSFLADQLDPIYVAYNM; encoded by the exons GGGACATCACACAGAAGGGGTatgagaagaagagagcaaAGCTGCTGGCTCCATATGTCCCCCAAAGCCAAG ggGTTGATCCAGCGTCACAGAAGGAATCCAGATCAGCTCAGATGCCCCCTCCATCcgcagctccagcctcctcctcctcctcctcctcctcctcctccaaattCCACCGCGCTCGCTCCGGGGGAGCCCGAGATGAACGGTACCGCTCCG ATATCCACACGGAAGCGGTGCAGGCGGCGCTGGCCAAGCACAAGGAGCAGAAGATGGCCCTGCCCATGCCCACCAAGCGACGCTCCACGTTTGTCCAGTCCCCAGCAGATGCCTGCACTCCCCCAG ACACGTCTTCCGCCTCCGAGGACGAGGGCTCGCTCAGGCGCCAGGCCGCTCTCTCTGCTGCATTGCACCAGAGCTTACAGAATGCTGAGTCTTGGATCAACCGATCTGTTCAGGGGTCATCCACATCCTCATCAGCATCCTCTACGCTTTCCCATGGAGAAGGCAAAGGGACCAGTGGGTCACTAGCTGATGTATTTGCCAATACTCGAATAG AGAATTTCTCAGTCCCCCCAGATGTCACAGCAACTACCTCCACCCCCTCGGCCCGGCCGGCGGCGATCGACCTCCCTCCCTCTGGAATTGTCAAGGGGATGCACAAGGGATCCAACCGCTCCAGCCTCATGGACACTGCTGATG gtgtccctgtgagcagcagagTCTCCACCAAAATTCAGCAGCTGCTCAACACCTTGAAAAGGCCCAAAAGACCACCCCTGAAAGAATTCTTCGTGGATGATTTTGAAGAAATCGTGGAAG TCCCCCAGCCCGACCCCAACCAGCCCAAGCCCGAGGGCAGGCAGATGACCCCGGTGAAGGGGGAGCCCCTGGGAGTGGTTTGTAACtggcctcctgccctggaagcagctctgcagcgttgGGGGACCACCCAGGCCAAGTGTCCCTGTCTGACAGCCCTGGATGTGACAGGAAAACCCGTTTACACCCTCACATATG GCAAACTGTGGAGCAGAAGTCTCAAGCTGGCCTACACCCTGCTCAACAAACTGGGGACCAAAAACGAGCCTGTGTTAAAACCTGGAGACAGG GTGGCCCTTGTCTACCCCAACAACGACCCCGTGATGTTCATGGTGGCATTTTATGGCTGTCTGCTGGCAGAAGTGATCCCAGTGCCTATAGAGGTACCTCTTACCAGAAAG GATGCTGGTGGGCAGCAGATTGGCTTCCTGCTGGGGAGCTGTGGCATTGCCCTGGCCCTCACCACTGAAGTGTGTCTGAAAGGGCTCCCAAAAACCCAGAACGGAGAAATCGTGCAGTTCAAAG GTTGGCCCAGACTCAAATGGGTTGTGACAGATTCAAAATATCTCTCCAAATCTCCCAAGGACTGGCAGCCCAACATCTCAGCAGCAGGAACTGAGCCAGCATATATTGAG tACAAGACCAGCAAGGAGGGCAGTGTCATGGGGGTCACGGTGTCCCGGGTGGCCATGCTGGCCCACTGCCAAGCCTTGTCTCAGGCCTGCAACTACTCTGAAG GTGAGACGATAGTGAATGTGCTGGACTTCAAGAAGGATGCAGGGCTGTGGCACGGGATCCTCACG aATGTAATGAACAAGCTGCACACCATCAGCGTGCCCTATTCTGTGATGAAAACCTGCCCTCTCTCCTGGGTGCAGAGGGTCCACGCCCACAAAG CAAAAGTGGCTTTGGTGAAGTGTCGAGACTTGCACTGGGCCATGATGGCCCACAGAGACCAAAGAGATGTCAGTCTGAGCTCCCTGAGGATGCTGATCGTCACTGATGGTGCAAATCCCT GGTCTGTCTCCTCCTGTGATGCCTTCCTGAGCTTGTTCCAGAGCCATGGGCTCAAACCAGAGGCCATttgtccctgtgccacctcccCCGAGGCGATGACCATCGCGATCCGGAG GCCTGGAGTCCCTGGGGCCCCTTTGCCAGGCAGAGCCATCCTGTCCATGAACGGGCTGAGCTTCGGGGTGATTCGGGTCAACACTGAAGATAAAAACTCTGCTCTCACCGTGCAGGACGTTGGCCACGTGATGCCAGGAG GCATGATGTGCATTGTGAAACCCGATGGGCCACCCCAGCTCTGCAAAACAGACGAGATTGGTGAGATCTGTGTGAGCtccagagcaggagggatgATGTACTATGGGCTGGCAGGGGTGACAAAGAACACTTTCGAG GTGATCCCTGTGAACTCCTCAGGCTCTCCAGTGGGGGAAGTGCCCTTCGTCCGCTCCGGCTTGCTGGGATTTGTCGGCCCC ggcagcctgGTGTTCGTGGTGGGGAAGATGGACGGGCTGCTGATGGTGAGCGGGCGGAGGCACAACGCCGACGACATCGTGGCCACCGGCCTGGCCGTGGAGTCCATCAAGACAGTTTACAGGGGAAG GATCGCCGTGTTCTCCGTGTCCGTGTTCTACGACGAGAGGATCGTGGTGGTGGCGGAGCAGAGGCCGGATGCCTCCGAGGAGGACAGCTTCCAGTGGATGAGTCGGGTGCTGCAG gccaTTGACAGCATTCACCAAGTGGGGGTGTACTGCCTTGCTCTCGTGCCAGCCAACACATTGCCAAAAACTCCGCTGGGAGGGATCCACATCTCACAAACCAAACAGCACTTTCTGGAGGGCTCTCTGCACCCCTGCAACATCCTCATGTGCCCACACACCTGTGTGACAAACTTGCCAAAGCCCAGGCAGAAACAGCCAG GCGTGGGCCCTGCCTCTGTGATGGTGGGGAACCTGGTTGCTGGGAAGCGAATCGCTCAGGCCTCGGGGAGAGACCTGGGCCAGCTGGAAGACAACGATTTAGTTAAAAAG CACCAGTTCCTGACAGAGGTGTTGCAGTGGAGAGCTCAAGCCACTCCTGACCACCCGCTCTTCCTTTTACTGAACGCCAAG GGAACCACTGTGTGCACGGCCACCTGCCTTCAGCTGCACAAGAAGGCCGAGAGGATCGCGTCAGTGCTCTGTGACAAAGGACATCTCAATGCAGGAGACAATGTGGTGCTTCTTTATCCTCCTG GCATTGAGCTCATCACAGCCTTCTATGGCTGCCTGTACGCCGGCTGTGTGCCCGTCACCGTGCGCCCGCCCCACGCCCAGAGCCTCACCGCGACCCTGCCCACCGTCAGGATGATCGTGGAG GTCAGCAAAGCCGCCTGTATCCTCACTACCCAGACCCTGATGAGGCTGCTCAAGTCCAgggaggcagctggagctgtggatGTGAAAACCTGGCCAACCATCATCGACACAG ATGACTTGCCCAGGAAGAGACTGGCCCAGATCTATAAGCCACCCACGCCTGAAATGTTGGCATATCTAGATTTTAGTGTCTCCACAACGGGCATGCTCACAGGAGTAAAG ATGTCCCATGCTGCTGTCAgtggcctgtgcagggccatcAAGCTGCAGTGTGAGCTCTACTCCTCCCGGCAGATTGCCATCTGCCTCGACCCCTACTGCGGGCTGGGATTCGTGCTCTGGTGCCTTTGCAG CGTGTATTCTGGACACCAGTCAATTTTAATTCCTCCTATGGAGCTGGAATCCAACCTTTTTCTCTGGTTATCTACTGTCAGCCAGTATAAAATAAGGGACACTTTCTGTTCCTATTCAGTCATGGAACTGTGCACAAAGGGACTTGGAAACCAAGTTGAAATGTTAAAG GCCCGGGGCATCAACCTGTCGTGCGTGAGGACGTGCGTGGTGGTGGCGGAGGAGCGGCCCCGGGTGGCCCTCACCCAGTCCTTCTCCAAGCTCTTCAAGGACATCGGCCTCTCGTCCCGCGCCGTCAGCACCACCTTCGGCTCCCGGGTCAACGTGGCCATCTGCTTACAG GGAACGTCCGGGCCCGATCCCACCACGGTGTACGTGGACCTGAAGTCCTTGAGGCATGACAG agTCCGTCTGGTGGAACGAGGAGCTCCACAGAGCCTGTTGCTTTCCGAGTCTGGGAAG ATTCTGCCTGGAGTCAAAGTGGTCATTGTCAACCCGGAGACAAAAGGGCCTCTGGGAGATTCCCACCTTGGGGAG ATCTGGGTGAACAGCCCCCACACAGCCAGCGGTTACTACACCATCTACGACAACGAGACCCTCCAGGCCGACCACTTCAACACCCGCCTGAGCTTCGGGGACGCGGCGCAGACGCTCTGGGCCCGCACCGGTTACCTGGGCTTCGTGCGGCGCACCGAGCTCACGGCGGCCAGCGGAG agCGCCACGACGCCCTGTACGTGGTGGGAGCCCTGGATGAGACTCTGGAGCTGCGGGGGCTGCGCTACCACCCCATCGACATCGAGACCTCGGTGTCCCGGACCCACAGGAGCATTGCTGAATG TGCCGTGTTCACCTGGACCAacctgctggtggtggtggtggagctGTGTGGCTGCGAGCAGGAGGCTCTGGATTTAGTCCCTCTGGTGACCAACGTGGTCCTGGAAGAGCATTACCTGATCGTGGgcgtggtggtggtggtggatcCCGGGGTCATCCCCATCAATTCCCGAGGCGAGAAGCAGCGGATGCACCTCCGGGACAGTTTCCTGGCAGATCAGCTGGACCCCATCTACGTGGCCTACAACATGTga